The following coding sequences lie in one Salmo salar chromosome ssa13, Ssal_v3.1, whole genome shotgun sequence genomic window:
- the amigo1 gene encoding amphoterin-induced protein 1 codes for MLPPHRADALPEPSPSASPSPSLRRVQVQWALYLSLALLWFPSGAVASTLNCHKTCICASNIVSCSKMNLTTVPTGLPLYTAVLDLSYNDISRLRAEWTTVKLTKLHNLLLSHNGLHFLSSEAFVYVKHLRYLDLSSNDLRQLDEFIFEPLGQLEVLLLYNNRISQIDRSAFQGLHSLQKLYLSQNMISRFPLELVKDKTRLEKLSLMDISSNRIKVPPIEELQVLPAWIKNGLYFHNNPLICDCSLYSLLAHWHIRRLNSALDFKDEYICYLPGSQKSRVGVFDLNRDYMNCSTFYEADEEAWLEQTLILRCDTKHRDLSKTWVMPGDVVVTEGFNQTAKVLPDGSLQIGPVKSEDSGTYTCYAVSEALNETLYVLLKVHNFTENGNGEALNTAYTTLVGCLTSVVLVLIYLYLTPCRCFCCPKKNHEDSIHSSMLSAAPSHEDLINNTDPRHVAFIDPKELGQGLNGKVNPNDGEGDQGEIDEEGGLLGKGRRKKSVAESISSVFSDTPIVV; via the exons ATGTTGCCTCCACACAGAGCAGACGCCCTGCCAGAGCCCTCTccgtctgcctctccctctcccagcctgAGGAGGGTCCAGGTTCAATGGGCCTTGTACCTCTCCCTGGCCCTCCTCTGGTTCCCCTCTGGGGCGGTAGCCTCAACCCTCAACTGCCACAAGACCTGCATCTGTGCCAGTAATATCGTGAGCTGTTCCAAGATGAACCTGACCACGGTGCCGACTGGCCTGCCTCTCTACACGGCTGTCCTGGACCTCAGCTACAACGACATCTCCCGGCTGAGGGCTGAGTGGACCACGGTGAAACTCACCAAACTCCACAACCTCCTACTCAGTCACAACGGCCTTCACTTCCTCTCCTCCGAGGCCTTCGTCTACGTCAAACACCTACGCTACCTGGACCTGTCCTCCAACGACCTGCGACAGCTGGACGAGTTCATCTTCGAACCGTTGGGGCAgctggag GTGCTGTTGCTGTACAACAACCGTATATCCCAGATTGACCGCTCAGCCTTCCAGGGTCTCCACAGCCTGCAGAAGCTCTACCTGTCCCAGAACATGATCTCACGCTTCCCTCTGGAACTGGTTAAAGACAAGACCCGCCTGGAGAAACTCAGCCTGATGGACATCTCCTCCAACAGGATCAAG GTCCCACCCATCGAGGAGCTGCAGGTGCTGCCTGCCTGGATAAAGAACGGTCTCTACTTTCACAACAACCCTCTGATCTGTGACTGTAGCCTTTATAGTCTCCTGGCCCACTGGCACATCCGCCGGCTCAACTCAGCCCTGGACTTTAAAGATGAGTACATCTGCTATCTCCCCGGGTCCCAGAAAAGCAGGGTGGGGGTCTTCGACCTGAACAGAGACTATATGAACTGTAGTACGTTCTACGAGGCGGACGAGGAGGCTTGGCTGGAACAGACGCTGATCTTGCGCTGTGATACTAAACACAGGGATCTGTCTAAGACCTGGGTGATgcctggtgatgtagtggtgacgGAGGGGTTTAATCAGACAGCCAAGGTACTTCCTGATGGTAGTCTCCAGATAGGTCCGGTGAAGTCGGAGGACTCGGGGACGTATACGTGCTATGCTGTGAGCGAAGCCCTCAACGAGACGCTCTACGTGCTGCTCAAG GTGCATAACTTCACGGAGAACGGCAACGGCGAAGCCCTGAACACGGCCTACACCACCCTGGTGGGCTGCTTGACCAGCGTGGTCCTAGTGCTCATCTACCTGTACCTGACCCCCTGCAGATGCTTCTGCTGCCCCAAAAAGAACCATGAGGACTCCATCCACTCCTCCATGCTCAGCGCCGCACCCAGCCATGAGGACCTGATCAACAACACTGACCCAAGGCACGTGGCCTTCATCGACCCCAAGGAGCTGGGACAGGGGCTGAACGGGAAGGTGAACCCCAACGATGGGGAGGGGGACCagggagagatagatgaggagggagggttactggggaagggaaggaggaagaaGTCTGTGGCTGAGTCTATTAGTTCTGTCTTCTCTGACACCCCCATAGTGGTCTGA